A segment of the Candidatus Marinarcus aquaticus genome:
CTTCGAGCACGTATTTGAAAAGTTTGAAACATACCCTGTTCGAGGAATATTAGCAGACATTGGTGTCTCTTCATTGCAATTAGATAAGTTGGAGCGTGGCTTTGGTTTTGAAAGCGATGTGCTAGATATGCGTATGAATCAAGAGCAAAGTTTGGATGCAAGCCAAGTGGTGAATAACTACTCTCAACATGAATTAGAACATATATTTAAAGAGTATGGTGAAGTTCGTGAGTATAAAAAGGTGGCTTCACTCATTGTCAGTAATCGACCATTTTCATCAGCAAAACAATTCTCAGAGTTTCTGGCTTCTAAAATGAGTAAAGGAAAGATTCATCCTGCAACACTTCCTTTTCAAGCCATACGAATTGAAGTTAATGATGAATTAGGAGTTCTTACACGACTTTTTGACTCCATTGAAAAAAGCCAACCTAAAAACTGTATTGTGGCAATTATCTCATTTCACTCATTAGAAGATAGAATTGTTAAAAACTATTTTAAAAAATGGAGCAAGTCGTGTGTTTGTCCAGCCCATGTATTCAGGTGTGAATGTGGAAACAATAATGCTTTAGGTAAAGTAATTACCAAGAAACCAATAGTACCAAACAAAGAAGAAATCAAGAATAATCCTAGA
Coding sequences within it:
- the rsmH gene encoding 16S rRNA (cytosine(1402)-N(4))-methyltransferase RsmH — protein: MAIPHIPVLYNEVLEAFHEIHEGYIIDCTLGYGGHSEGLLQQNPDVKLICNDQDNEALAFSQKRLEPFSKRITFNKGNFEHVFEKFETYPVRGILADIGVSSLQLDKLERGFGFESDVLDMRMNQEQSLDASQVVNNYSQHELEHIFKEYGEVREYKKVASLIVSNRPFSSAKQFSEFLASKMSKGKIHPATLPFQAIRIEVNDELGVLTRLFDSIEKSQPKNCIVAIISFHSLEDRIVKNYFKKWSKSCVCPAHVFRCECGNNNALGKVITKKPIVPNKEEIKNNPRSRSSKLRIFKFD